A window of the Alkalibaculum bacchi genome harbors these coding sequences:
- a CDS encoding type III pantothenate kinase, with protein MLLAIDVGNTNIEIGIFDGDKLVGTWRMMTRTPRSSDEYGITMISMLRNDNIERQDINGVIISSVVPGIMYSLTNSIRKYFKTEPIIVGPGTKTGISIQTENPKEVGADKICDIVGAYYQYGGPAIVIDFGTATTFDFVTKDGVFNAAVIAPGIQISADALWSKAAKLPNIEIIKPKSILGRNTIHSMQAGLVYGYIGLVEYIIKKMKEETGCPDARVISTGGYAKIIIPETNAIDLHDPVLSLRGIKVIYDKNK; from the coding sequence GCAATTGATGTGGGGAATACTAATATAGAAATAGGAATTTTTGATGGGGACAAACTTGTAGGTACTTGGAGGATGATGACGAGAACTCCTAGAAGCTCTGATGAGTACGGCATAACAATGATTTCAATGCTTCGAAATGATAATATTGAAAGGCAGGATATCAATGGAGTTATAATCTCTTCCGTTGTACCAGGTATTATGTACTCACTCACAAATAGTATAAGAAAATACTTTAAAACAGAGCCTATAATAGTGGGACCAGGAACTAAAACGGGAATTTCCATTCAAACAGAGAATCCTAAAGAAGTTGGTGCTGATAAAATATGTGACATCGTAGGAGCTTATTATCAATATGGTGGTCCTGCAATTGTGATAGACTTTGGGACAGCTACTACTTTTGACTTTGTGACAAAAGATGGTGTGTTTAACGCTGCAGTAATCGCCCCAGGTATTCAGATTTCAGCAGATGCTTTGTGGAGTAAGGCTGCAAAATTACCTAATATTGAAATAATAAAACCAAAGAGCATACTAGGCAGAAACACTATTCATAGTATGCAGGCAGGCTTAGTATATGGATATATAGGGCTTGTAGAATACATCATAAAAAAAATGAAAGAAGAAACTGGTTGTCCAGATGCTAGAGTAATATCTACCGGTGGCTATGCAAAGATTATCATTCCAGAAACAAATGCAATTGATTTACACGATCCTGTACTCTCGCTAAGAGGTATTAAGGTTATTTACGATAAGAACAAGTGA